In Flavobacterium sp. CS20, a single window of DNA contains:
- a CDS encoding glycerophosphodiester phosphodiesterase family protein, translating to MKNILILFVLLGFAKSLLSCKKTDSSKSMTLITYKFDLQGHRGARGILPENSLQAFQKAIDIGVNTLELDVVISKDSMVVVSHDAYMNPDVCLNAQGQKISDSSQFNLYKMNYEDIKTFDCGSLQHPNFPEQKPLKTHKPLLSEVIKMTTDNLKKKGTRVSLNIEIKSSPETDGVYHPKPDVFADLVIKTIKNELIPLNKINIQSFDKRVVRYVIDHYPEISTAYLVENGSFYENLQDLGKTPQIYSPYFKTLDSLDVKQAHNSGVKVIPWTVNEISDMQNLLELGVDGLITDYPNRAKALQSSN from the coding sequence ATGAAAAATATTTTAATCTTATTTGTTTTACTGGGGTTTGCCAAAAGTTTACTCTCATGCAAAAAAACTGATTCGTCAAAATCTATGACTTTAATAACATATAAATTTGACCTACAAGGTCATCGCGGAGCTAGAGGAATTTTGCCCGAAAATAGTCTTCAAGCTTTTCAAAAAGCCATAGATATTGGAGTGAATACTTTAGAGCTTGATGTTGTGATTTCAAAAGATTCTATGGTGGTTGTTTCACACGATGCTTATATGAACCCTGATGTTTGTTTAAATGCTCAAGGTCAAAAAATATCAGATTCATCTCAGTTCAATCTTTACAAGATGAATTATGAAGACATAAAAACCTTTGATTGTGGAAGTTTACAACATCCTAATTTTCCTGAGCAAAAACCTCTCAAAACTCATAAGCCTTTATTATCTGAGGTTATCAAAATGACAACAGATAATCTGAAAAAAAAAGGAACACGTGTTTCACTTAATATCGAAATTAAGTCGTCTCCAGAAACCGATGGTGTTTATCATCCTAAACCTGATGTGTTTGCAGATTTGGTTATAAAAACGATAAAAAACGAATTGATTCCTTTAAATAAAATTAATATTCAAAGTTTTGATAAGCGTGTTGTGAGGTATGTTATTGACCATTATCCCGAAATCTCTACTGCTTATTTGGTAGAAAATGGAAGCTTTTATGAGAATTTACAAGATTTAGGTAAAACACCACAAATTTATAGTCCATATTTTAAAACCCTTGATAGTTTAGATGTTAAACAAGCCCATAACAGTGGTGTCAAAGTAATTCCATGGACAGTAAACGAAATCAGCGATATGCAAAACTTATTAGAACTTGGCGTTGATGGTCTCATTACTGATTATCCAAATCGTGCAAAAGCTTTACAAAGCTCTAATTAG
- the fumC gene encoding class II fumarate hydratase, with protein sequence MKYRIEKDTIGEVKVPKDKLWGAQTERSRNNFKIGPQASMPLDIVYGFAYLKKAAAYTNAELGVLSEDKRDLIAQVCDEILEGQHDDQFPLVIWQTGSGTQSNMNVNEVIANRAHIITGKTLGEGEKTLQPNDDVNKSQSSNDTFPTGMHIAIYKKLIENTIPGVQHLRNTLDRKAKDLKNVVKIGRTHFMDATPLTLGQEFSGYVAQLDFGLKALKNTLPHLQELALGGTAVGTGLNTPDGYDVKVAEYISKFTGFEFKTAQNKFEALARHDALVETHGALKQLAVSLNKIGNDIRMLSSGPRSGIGEIIIPANEPGSSIMPGKVNPTQCEALTMVSAQVIGNDVAVNVGGMQGQFELNVFKPVMATNLLQSAELIGDACMSFADNCVIGIEANQERIDELLNNSLMLVTALNTKIGYYKAAEIANKAHKDGSTLKEATINLGYLTAEEFDEWVKPEKMIGDLSKTF encoded by the coding sequence ATGAAATATAGAATAGAAAAAGATACTATTGGTGAAGTCAAAGTTCCAAAAGATAAACTTTGGGGAGCACAAACAGAACGTTCACGTAACAATTTTAAGATAGGTCCACAAGCATCTATGCCTTTAGATATAGTTTATGGCTTTGCTTATCTCAAAAAAGCCGCAGCTTATACCAATGCTGAATTAGGAGTTTTGAGCGAAGACAAACGAGATTTAATCGCCCAAGTTTGTGATGAAATTTTAGAAGGTCAACACGATGACCAATTCCCTTTAGTTATTTGGCAAACGGGATCAGGCACACAAAGCAATATGAATGTCAACGAAGTTATAGCCAATCGTGCTCATATTATAACAGGAAAAACCTTAGGTGAAGGTGAAAAAACTTTACAACCTAATGACGATGTCAATAAATCTCAATCTTCTAATGACACTTTTCCTACAGGAATGCATATTGCGATTTATAAAAAACTTATAGAAAACACCATTCCTGGGGTTCAACATCTCCGAAATACTTTAGACCGTAAAGCAAAAGACCTTAAAAATGTGGTTAAAATAGGACGAACTCATTTTATGGATGCCACACCTTTAACTTTAGGTCAAGAGTTTAGCGGTTATGTAGCTCAATTAGACTTTGGATTAAAAGCATTAAAAAACACCCTACCACATTTACAAGAGTTAGCTTTAGGAGGTACTGCAGTGGGAACAGGATTAAATACACCAGACGGATATGATGTTAAAGTCGCTGAATATATTTCAAAATTTACTGGTTTTGAATTTAAAACCGCACAAAACAAATTTGAAGCCTTAGCAAGACATGATGCTTTAGTAGAAACTCATGGTGCTTTAAAACAACTCGCAGTTTCATTGAATAAAATCGGAAATGATATTAGAATGTTATCTTCTGGTCCACGCAGTGGAATTGGCGAAATTATTATTCCAGCCAACGAGCCTGGTTCATCTATTATGCCTGGAAAAGTAAATCCAACACAGTGTGAAGCTTTAACTATGGTTTCTGCTCAAGTCATAGGAAATGATGTTGCGGTAAACGTCGGTGGTATGCAAGGTCAATTTGAACTCAATGTGTTTAAGCCTGTTATGGCGACAAACCTTTTACAAAGTGCTGAACTCATTGGCGATGCTTGTATGTCTTTTGCAGATAATTGTGTGATTGGTATTGAAGCTAATCAAGAACGCATTGATGAACTGCTCAACAATAGCCTGATGTTAGTAACAGCTTTAAACACCAAAATAGGCTATTACAAAGCCGCAGAAATTGCCAACAAAGCCCATAAAGATGGTTCAACACTTAAAGAAGCGACTATTAACCTCGGTTATTTGACAGCTGAAGAATTTGACGAATGGGTCAAACCTGAAAAAATGATTGGTGATTTGAGCAAAACATTTTAG
- a CDS encoding septum formation initiator family protein, producing MKWKSLKQKTWFKILTNRYIFVLLVFTVWMLFFDTNSWLTHQKLNDEINEIENNINYYKSEIEKDKKTLKTLKDSVEIEKFARETYFMKRENEDVFIIKYEDSLNK from the coding sequence ATGAAGTGGAAAAGCCTAAAACAAAAAACTTGGTTTAAAATCCTGACCAATAGATACATTTTTGTATTACTTGTATTTACGGTATGGATGCTGTTTTTTGATACCAATTCTTGGCTAACTCACCAAAAATTAAACGATGAAATCAATGAGATTGAAAACAATATCAACTACTACAAATCTGAAATTGAAAAGGATAAAAAAACTTTAAAAACCTTAAAAGATTCTGTAGAAATTGAAAAATTTGCCAGAGAAACTTATTTTATGAAACGTGAAAACGAAGACGTATTTATCATCAAATATGAAGACAGTCTAAATAAATAA
- a CDS encoding pyridoxal phosphate-dependent aminotransferase has product MPKISSKGISMPESPIRKLQPFADQALKEGKHIYYLNIGQPDIKTPQKAINAVKETDIEILSYSPSQGFSSYINKLVRYYSNNGININEDNLIVTTGGSEALSFALGSITDFGDEIIIPEPFYANYNGFSTACGVKVVPVTSNLDNNFALPPITEFESKITNKTKAILLCNPGNPTGYLYTKEEIEAIADLALKHDIFILADEVYREFTYDGHKHHSIMSLERLKNHAIMVDSVSKRFSMCGARIGCLVSKNKDLMKTAMKFAQARLSPPTLAQIASEAALDVDDQYFESINAEYTKRRNTLVKGLETIKGVKVANPKGAFYCVVELPVENTEHFAQWLLEKFEYEGETIMVAPAAGFYSTPNTGLNQIRIAYVLEQSKLIKSINLLKIALEEYQK; this is encoded by the coding sequence ATGCCAAAAATTTCAAGTAAAGGGATTTCTATGCCAGAGTCACCAATACGAAAACTTCAACCATTTGCAGACCAAGCTTTAAAAGAAGGCAAACATATTTATTATCTAAATATAGGTCAACCCGACATCAAAACACCTCAAAAAGCTATTAATGCTGTAAAAGAGACTGACATAGAAATCCTTTCTTATAGTCCATCCCAAGGATTTAGCAGTTATATAAACAAGCTTGTCAGATATTACTCAAACAACGGCATAAACATAAACGAAGATAATCTAATTGTTACAACTGGCGGTAGTGAAGCCTTGTCTTTTGCTCTGGGAAGCATCACAGACTTTGGAGATGAAATTATAATACCCGAACCCTTTTACGCAAATTACAACGGATTCTCAACCGCTTGTGGAGTCAAAGTAGTACCTGTAACTTCTAATTTAGACAATAATTTTGCACTTCCTCCAATAACCGAATTTGAATCAAAAATTACAAATAAAACCAAAGCCATTTTGCTGTGTAATCCAGGAAACCCAACGGGATATTTATACACAAAAGAAGAAATTGAAGCCATAGCTGATTTGGCATTGAAACACGATATTTTTATTCTCGCTGACGAAGTTTATAGAGAATTTACCTATGATGGTCATAAACACCACTCTATAATGAGTCTTGAACGCTTAAAAAACCATGCCATTATGGTTGATTCGGTTTCAAAACGATTTTCAATGTGTGGAGCACGTATTGGATGCTTAGTTTCAAAAAATAAAGACCTGATGAAAACTGCCATGAAATTTGCTCAAGCTCGTCTCAGTCCACCGACTTTGGCTCAAATTGCCAGCGAAGCCGCGTTAGATGTTGATGACCAATATTTTGAATCTATCAATGCAGAATACACAAAAAGACGAAACACCCTTGTTAAAGGTCTTGAAACCATAAAAGGCGTGAAAGTAGCTAACCCAAAAGGTGCTTTTTATTGCGTTGTAGAACTCCCTGTAGAAAACACAGAACATTTTGCTCAATGGCTTCTTGAAAAATTTGAATATGAAGGCGAAACAATTATGGTTGCTCCCGCTGCTGGTTTTTACTCTACACCTAACACAGGGCTCAATCAAATTCGAATTGCTTATGTACTCGAACAAAGCAAACTCATAAAATCTATTAATTTATTGAAAATAGCTCTCGAAGAATATCAAAAATAG
- a CDS encoding SDR family oxidoreductase, whose translation MAYQDKMLRDDALKGKNYVVTGGGSGLGKSMTRYLLELGAKVVITSRNLDKLKNTAKELEDETGSEVLALQCDVRDYDAVCKMRDDSIKHFGRIDGLLNNLAGNFISPTERLSANAFDTIIDIVLKGSKNCTLAFGKKWIELKEKQKVVLNIVTTYAWTGSAYVVPSATAKAGVLAMTRSLAVEWAKYGIRFNAIAPGPFPTKGAWDRLLPGDLKEKFDLSKKVPLQRVGNHQELANLATYLLSDFAEYLNGEVVTIDGGEWLKGAGQFNLLEQVPEELWDMLEQMIKAKKNN comes from the coding sequence ATGGCATATCAAGACAAAATGCTCAGAGATGATGCTCTCAAAGGAAAAAATTACGTCGTTACTGGTGGCGGTAGCGGACTCGGCAAATCTATGACTCGCTATCTGTTAGAGCTCGGTGCTAAAGTAGTCATCACTTCACGAAATCTGGACAAATTAAAAAATACTGCCAAAGAACTTGAGGATGAAACAGGAAGCGAAGTCCTCGCTCTACAATGCGATGTTAGGGATTATGATGCCGTTTGTAAAATGAGAGATGATAGCATCAAGCATTTTGGCCGTATTGATGGTTTGCTGAACAATCTTGCTGGAAATTTTATTTCACCTACTGAACGTTTGTCTGCCAATGCGTTTGATACCATTATTGATATTGTTTTAAAAGGTAGTAAAAATTGCACTTTAGCTTTTGGCAAAAAGTGGATAGAACTCAAAGAAAAACAAAAAGTGGTTTTAAATATTGTCACGACTTATGCTTGGACAGGTTCAGCTTATGTTGTGCCAAGTGCAACCGCCAAAGCTGGGGTTCTTGCTATGACGCGATCCTTAGCTGTTGAATGGGCTAAATATGGCATTCGGTTTAATGCCATTGCACCTGGACCTTTTCCTACTAAAGGTGCTTGGGACAGACTTTTACCTGGCGACCTCAAAGAAAAATTTGATTTATCTAAAAAAGTGCCTCTTCAGCGTGTTGGCAATCATCAAGAATTGGCTAATCTAGCGACTTATCTTCTGTCTGATTTTGCAGAATATCTCAACGGTGAAGTGGTGACTATAGATGGTGGCGAATGGCTAAAAGGTGCGGGACAGTTTAACCTATTAGAACAAGTGCCAGAAGAACTATGGGATATGCTGGAGCAAATGATAAAAGCTAAAAAGAATAACTAA
- the murB gene encoding UDP-N-acetylmuramate dehydrogenase, with translation MVTKTNFSLKNNNTFGIDVKAKQYISVENFEELKHILKRFYTEEIFVLGGGSNMLLTKDISKTVIHINTKGKKIVDEKNNHIIIDADAGEVWHDFVMWTINQGFGGLENLALIPGKVGSAPIQNIGAYGRELKDVFVSCEAIHRQTLALKTFTKQDCKFGYRQSVFKQELKDIYIITKVRFKLTKKHHDLKTDYGAIENELNKMKVSKPQPKDIAQAVIAIRQSKLPDPKQIGNSGSFFKNPIVNKLQFEKLKHQHPNIPHYKIDNNSIKIPAGWLIEQSGLKGYRDGDAGTHDRQALVLVNHGNACGKDILELSKKIQNTVLQNFDIKLSPEVNIF, from the coding sequence ATGGTTACTAAAACAAACTTTTCTCTCAAAAACAATAACACTTTTGGCATTGATGTTAAAGCTAAACAATATATTAGTGTAGAAAATTTTGAAGAATTGAAGCATATTTTAAAACGCTTTTATACAGAAGAAATTTTTGTTTTGGGTGGCGGAAGCAATATGCTATTGACCAAAGATATTTCTAAAACTGTTATTCATATCAACACCAAAGGAAAAAAAATAGTTGACGAAAAAAATAATCACATTATTATTGATGCAGATGCTGGTGAAGTTTGGCATGATTTTGTGATGTGGACTATAAATCAAGGTTTTGGCGGTTTAGAAAACCTAGCCCTTATACCAGGCAAAGTTGGCTCTGCTCCTATTCAAAATATTGGTGCCTATGGTAGAGAATTAAAAGATGTATTTGTATCTTGTGAAGCTATTCACAGACAAACGCTTGCATTAAAAACATTTACAAAACAAGATTGCAAATTTGGTTACAGACAATCTGTGTTTAAACAAGAATTAAAAGATATCTATATCATTACAAAAGTTCGTTTTAAATTAACAAAAAAACACCATGATTTAAAAACAGACTACGGTGCAATAGAAAACGAACTCAACAAAATGAAAGTTTCAAAACCACAACCCAAAGATATTGCTCAAGCCGTTATTGCAATAAGACAATCTAAACTACCAGACCCTAAACAAATTGGTAACTCTGGAAGTTTCTTTAAAAATCCAATTGTAAACAAATTACAATTTGAAAAACTCAAACATCAACACCCCAACATACCTCACTACAAAATTGATAATAACAGCATAAAAATTCCTGCTGGATGGTTAATTGAGCAATCAGGTTTAAAAGGTTATCGCGATGGCGATGCAGGCACTCATGACCGCCAAGCACTAGTTCTTGTAAATCATGGCAATGCCTGTGGTAAAGATATATTAGAACTCTCAAAAAAAATTCAAAATACTGTACTTCAAAATTTTGATATTAAATTAAGTCCTGAAGTCAATATTTTTTAA
- a CDS encoding methylmalonyl-CoA mutase family protein — protein MPKQLFEEFKLVSEKTWKQKIQADLKGKDYNQTMLTSTDEGIDIKPFYHQDSHQKLNIPSPQQWLITEKTDDLENLDQFKSKGAEAFWIKSDQLPENISNLNLPLILEIDQPEQFNFESRKNLIYKFDPIHHLAQTGNWLKSQDKDFSLLQNFVEKSSSLNIDSRLYHNSGANITQQLAYSIAHLNSYFKALDFSEIQTLKLYIFCGIGPNYFFEIAKLKALRVLVNSICKYKNIKYKLKIISEPGQHHMSIYDYNVNLLRTTTECMSAILGGSDLVCNTTYDKIFKNNNEFSQRIARNQLLILKNESYFDKVSNPSDGSYYVDYLTNALSEKALELFKSIEKSNGFIQQLFDGKIQEKIDQQFSKSLEQFKNKKLKLVGVNVFENEDDKMKEQLEKNIFPTKHKRKTLLKPITKRRIAEQLEQQRLSQENI, from the coding sequence ATGCCAAAACAACTTTTTGAAGAATTTAAGCTTGTATCTGAAAAAACTTGGAAACAAAAAATTCAAGCTGACCTCAAAGGAAAAGATTACAACCAAACAATGTTGACTTCAACTGACGAAGGCATTGATATCAAACCTTTTTATCATCAAGATTCGCATCAAAAACTCAATATTCCTTCTCCTCAACAATGGTTGATTACTGAAAAAACTGATGATTTAGAAAATTTAGACCAATTCAAATCAAAAGGTGCTGAAGCGTTTTGGATAAAATCAGACCAATTACCTGAAAATATAAGCAATCTAAACTTGCCATTAATATTAGAAATTGACCAACCTGAGCAATTTAATTTTGAATCCCGAAAAAATTTAATCTACAAATTTGATCCTATTCACCATTTAGCACAAACAGGAAATTGGTTAAAAAGTCAAGACAAAGATTTTAGTTTACTTCAAAATTTTGTTGAAAAATCGAGCAGTTTAAATATTGATTCTCGACTATACCACAACTCAGGTGCCAATATCACACAACAACTCGCCTACTCTATCGCTCACCTCAACAGCTATTTTAAAGCATTGGATTTTAGTGAAATTCAAACTTTAAAACTTTATATCTTTTGTGGTATCGGACCAAATTATTTTTTTGAAATAGCAAAACTGAAGGCTTTAAGAGTTTTAGTAAACAGCATTTGCAAATACAAAAATATCAAATACAAACTCAAAATAATTTCTGAACCTGGACAACATCACATGAGCATTTACGACTATAATGTCAATTTGCTCAGAACAACTACAGAATGTATGAGTGCAATTCTTGGTGGAAGCGATTTGGTCTGCAACACCACTTATGACAAGATTTTTAAAAACAACAACGAATTTAGCCAACGCATTGCGAGAAATCAACTCTTGATTCTTAAAAATGAAAGTTATTTTGACAAAGTTAGCAATCCTTCAGACGGCAGTTATTATGTTGATTATCTGACGAATGCCTTATCAGAAAAAGCTTTAGAACTCTTTAAATCTATAGAAAAATCTAATGGATTTATCCAACAATTATTTGATGGAAAAATACAAGAAAAAATTGACCAACAATTTTCAAAATCTTTAGAACAATTTAAAAATAAAAAATTAAAACTCGTTGGCGTGAACGTTTTTGAAAATGAAGACGACAAAATGAAAGAACAATTAGAAAAAAATATATTTCCAACAAAACACAAACGCAAAACCCTTTTAAAACCTATCACAAAACGTCGTATTGCAGAACAACTAGAACAACAAAGACTTTCTCAAGAAAACATTTAA
- the paaA gene encoding 1,2-phenylacetyl-CoA epoxidase subunit PaaA, which translates to MSSKKVKNLEQIFEAKIANDEKIEPKDWMPEKYRQTHIRQISQHAHSEIVGMLPEGNWITRAPSLRRKVALLAKVQDEAGLGLYLYSATETLGVSREELFEQLHSGKAKYSSIFNYPTLTWADIGAIGWLVDGLAIINQVPLCNTSFGPYARAMVRVCKEESFHQRQGYEIMLTLCNGTKEQKDMAQDALNRWWWSSLMMFGPTDDQSTHTEQSMKWKLKRKTNDELRQQFIDQTVPQADILGLKIPDNDLKYNNKTGHYDFGKIDWDEFWQVVKGHGKCNKQRLNARKKAWENGKWVRDLAMKYAEKQTDKNVKEAI; encoded by the coding sequence ATGAGTTCAAAAAAAGTTAAAAATTTAGAACAAATTTTTGAAGCAAAAATTGCTAATGACGAGAAAATTGAACCTAAAGACTGGATGCCAGAAAAATACCGCCAAACACATATCAGACAAATTTCTCAACATGCACATTCAGAAATTGTAGGTATGTTACCTGAAGGCAATTGGATCACTAGAGCACCGTCTTTAAGACGAAAAGTTGCCCTTTTAGCCAAAGTCCAAGATGAAGCTGGTCTCGGACTTTATCTGTATTCTGCAACCGAAACTTTAGGGGTATCGCGTGAAGAACTCTTTGAACAACTCCACTCAGGAAAAGCTAAATATTCCAGCATATTTAATTATCCTACACTAACTTGGGCTGATATCGGTGCCATTGGATGGTTAGTTGACGGTCTTGCAATCATCAATCAAGTGCCTTTGTGTAACACCTCTTTTGGTCCCTATGCTAGAGCCATGGTTAGAGTATGTAAAGAAGAAAGCTTTCATCAACGACAAGGTTACGAAATTATGCTCACACTTTGTAATGGAACCAAAGAGCAAAAAGACATGGCTCAAGATGCTTTAAATCGTTGGTGGTGGTCATCGCTGATGATGTTTGGTCCAACAGATGATCAATCTACCCATACCGAGCAATCTATGAAATGGAAATTAAAACGCAAAACCAACGACGAATTGCGTCAACAATTTATAGATCAAACTGTGCCACAAGCTGATATTCTTGGACTTAAAATTCCTGATAATGATTTAAAATATAACAACAAAACTGGTCATTACGACTTTGGTAAAATTGATTGGGATGAATTTTGGCAAGTTGTTAAAGGTCATGGCAAATGCAACAAACAACGCTTAAATGCACGAAAAAAAGCTTGGGAAAATGGTAAATGGGTCAGAGATCTTGCAATGAAATATGCAGAAAAACAAACAGATAAAAACGTAAAGGAAGCCATCTGA
- the udk gene encoding uridine kinase has translation MLTIGIAGGTGSGKTTVVNHILDELQHDEVDVIYQDSYYKDTSHLSFEERKNINFDHPQSIDFELLVKHLKTLKSGQHVEQPIYSFKTHNRTGQTKTTQPRKVMIVEGILILTNPAIREMLDIKIYVQTDSDERLIRRLKRDIAERGRNLDEVLDRYQNTLKPMHIEFIQPTKEFADIIIPNNKYNNVAVEIVQTIIKERLI, from the coding sequence ATGCTTACCATTGGAATTGCGGGTGGAACAGGAAGTGGCAAAACTACTGTTGTCAACCACATTTTAGACGAACTTCAACATGATGAAGTTGATGTGATTTATCAAGATTCTTATTACAAAGATACCTCGCATCTCAGCTTTGAAGAGCGAAAAAACATCAACTTTGATCACCCACAATCTATAGATTTTGAACTCTTAGTCAAACACCTCAAGACCCTGAAATCTGGACAACATGTTGAACAACCTATCTATTCATTCAAAACCCACAACCGAACAGGTCAAACCAAAACCACTCAACCCCGAAAAGTGATGATTGTTGAAGGAATTTTAATCCTAACCAATCCTGCTATTCGCGAAATGTTGGATATCAAAATTTATGTCCAAACCGATTCGGATGAACGCCTTATTAGACGACTTAAAAGAGATATTGCAGAACGCGGTAGAAATCTTGACGAAGTTTTAGATCGATACCAAAATACCCTAAAACCAATGCATATTGAATTTATCCAGCCAACAAAGGAGTTTGCAGACATTATTATTCCTAACAATAAATACAATAATGTTGCGGTTGAAATTGTTCAAACTATTATCAAAGAACGTCTCATCTAA
- a CDS encoding 2Fe-2S iron-sulfur cluster-binding protein: MSKFYPLQVKEISKETNNCTVVSFDIPEDLKQKFQFNPGQHLTLKKEINQEDLRRSYSLCSSPLDNEWKVAVKQIPNGKFSTYINTYLKKGDSIEVMPPSGEFGLKSKPKQSKNYLFFAAGSGITPIISMIKTYLKNEPNSNCRLFYLNKNAKSIIFKEELEQIRNKFFGRFELFYFLTRENRDIELFNGRFTSEKIKQLTDTILNLNTIDECFICGPESMIFTIRDQLSDLGFPKEKIHYELFVTGLSKADKKRVDKVRQSRKGSTSITILDAGKEFHFEMQKDDDNILDIALNAGADLPYACKGGVCSTCKCKIKEGKVEMKVNYALEKDELNNNFILSCQSIPTTPKIVLDFDV; encoded by the coding sequence ATGTCAAAATTTTACCCTTTACAAGTTAAAGAAATATCTAAAGAAACAAACAACTGCACTGTTGTCTCATTTGATATTCCTGAAGATTTAAAACAGAAATTTCAGTTTAATCCAGGTCAACACCTAACCCTAAAAAAAGAGATAAATCAAGAAGATTTAAGACGATCATACTCTCTTTGTAGCAGTCCGCTGGACAATGAATGGAAAGTAGCTGTAAAACAAATACCAAATGGTAAGTTTTCAACCTATATCAATACTTATTTAAAAAAAGGAGATAGCATAGAAGTCATGCCTCCAAGTGGAGAATTTGGTTTAAAATCTAAGCCTAAACAATCCAAAAATTATTTGTTTTTTGCTGCTGGTAGTGGTATTACACCAATCATATCAATGATTAAAACCTACCTAAAAAATGAACCAAATTCAAATTGTAGGCTATTTTATTTGAATAAAAACGCAAAATCTATTATATTTAAAGAAGAATTAGAGCAGATTAGAAATAAGTTCTTTGGAAGATTTGAATTATTCTATTTTCTAACTCGAGAAAATAGAGATATTGAATTGTTTAATGGTCGATTTACCTCAGAAAAAATCAAACAATTAACCGATACCATTTTAAACCTAAACACCATAGATGAATGTTTTATTTGCGGTCCTGAATCTATGATTTTCACCATTCGTGACCAATTGTCTGATTTAGGTTTTCCTAAAGAAAAAATTCATTATGAATTGTTTGTAACAGGTTTATCAAAAGCCGATAAAAAAAGAGTAGATAAAGTAAGGCAAAGCAGAAAAGGCTCTACTTCAATAACTATTTTAGATGCTGGTAAAGAGTTTCATTTTGAAATGCAAAAGGACGACGACAATATTCTAGACATTGCTCTAAATGCTGGTGCCGATTTGCCTTATGCCTGTAAAGGTGGAGTTTGTAGCACCTGTAAATGTAAAATTAAGGAAGGAAAAGTTGAAATGAAAGTTAATTATGCTTTAGAAAAAGATGAATTAAATAATAATTTCATTTTAAGTTGCCAATCCATTCCTACAACTCCTAAAATTGTATTAGATTTTGATGTATAA